The Bacteroidota bacterium DNA window CCATCGTGACCTCGGCGTCACCGGCGCGGACGAACAGCTCGTCGGGGTGCGCGGGCGTGTCGGCACTGAAGGCGAGCGTGCCGTCGTCCGAGAACGTGATGTCGCTCAGGATCAGGCCGGTGTCCCACGGGATGTGTGTCGTCGCGGTGCCGTCGAGCGTGTGCGACTCCAGCGCGGTCTGCGTGGCGAAGTTCGCCGAGACGACGGTCCAGACCTCGTCGTTGGAGAGCCAGCCGTACTCGATCACGTCGGCCTCGCGCATCGGGTCGAACACCTCGCGGGCGTTCTCGAAGTTCGCGTTCTCGACGGGCACGATGAACAGTCGGCCGTTCGACGGATCGCCGATGTCCTGCGCTGAGCGGAAGGCGAGGTGCTCGCCGTCGGGGCTGAACTGGAGGCGGTTGTCGAGCTTACCGGGGTTCTCAATCCGGCCGACGATGCTGTTGCTGTCGAGGTCGAAGAGCCGGATGCGCTTGTACATGTACGACGCGTCCACGTACGGATTCGGCGCGACGCTAATGGCGAGCATGTCGCCCTTCGGGTGCCAGTCGACGGCGTAGACGGAGCCCTCGATGGCAAGGCGCTGCGGCATCATGCGCGTCGGCGGCTGGTAGACGTAGAGCGCGCGGTTGGGCGTGTTCTCCTCATAGACAATGGGCGCGCGGTTGCCGAGCGGAAGCCGCTCCATCGGCGCGGGCAGCACCTCGTCGGCGATGAAGGCGACGCGTCCCGAGGTGGCGTCCCAGTCGTAGGCGCGGATGCTCGTTCCGTGGCGGACCACCAACTGCGGCTCCGTGCCGGGTTCCATGGCGTAGAGCGCTGTGGTGGGATCGTCTTCGCCACGGTAGAGGAAGCTCAGGCGGCCGTCGGGTGCCCACGCGAGGCCGCGCACGGAGGCGTCGAGCGCGATCGTGTGGCTGCCTTCGGCCACATCGTAGAGGTAGAGCGGCGTGCTCGCCCCGGCGTTCGACTCGTACGGGTTGGCGGGCGTGCGCACCGTGTAGGCTACGGTCGCGCCGTCGGGCGAGATGGCCACCTCGCCGATCGAGCGCAGCATCTCGACGTGGAAGGGGGTGAGCGTGTTGGCCGGTTGGTCGGCGGGCTGCGCGACCGTGGCTGGGACTAGAAGGAGCGCGAGCGTGCTGAAGGCGAGGGCGCTCAGCCGAGCGCGTAGGGGACGAGAGCGTAGCATAGACGGTGCGTGAAGCGTCGATGGAACAGGAGCCGCAAGCTACCGAAGGGCAGACGCGCCGTTCCGGGAGCCACGGCCCCACGCTCGCCCCGCTATNNNNNNNNNNNNNNNNNNNNNNNNNNNNNNNNNNNNNNNNNNNNNNNNNNNNNNNNNNNNNNNNNNNNNNNNNNNNNNNNNNNNNNNNNNNNNNNNNNNNTCGATCTCCCTCGCTATTCGATCTCCCTCGCTATTCGATCTCCCTCGCTATTCGATCTCCCTCGCTATTCGATCTCCCTCGCTATTCGATCTCCGCGAGGAAGCCGACCAGAGCCGGGAGCAGGTCCAGATGGAGCGGGAGCGACGGGTCGCCGTAGCTCGGCAGCTGCATCTGGAGCGGCCCGTCGACGGCCTTGAGGATGTGGTTCATCCCGTCGATCACGATCAGCGTGGCGTTGTCGGCCTCGGCCAGGCGTTCGCCGTCGTCCACCGTGACTTGCACGTCCGTGGTGCCGTTGACCACGAGCACCGGCGCGTCGAGGGCGGCGAGCAGGGTGGTCGGGTCATAGGCCATCACGGAGGTGAGGTAGGGCTGGATGCTGGGCCGGAACATGGTCAGCAGCATGGGCGAGAGGCCGTCGACAGTCCCGCCGCGTTCGAGAGTGGCGAACACGGAGTCGGCTTCCGTCATCACGTCGGGCGGGAGTTGGGCAGCCAGTTGGCGGCGGAGTACGACCTGAATGGGGCGACCTAGGCCAGCGAGGGCTACGAACCCGTTGGCGTTGAGCGCCGGGGCGGCGAGGGCGCCGACAAGTGTCCCCTCGCTGTGACCGATAAGCGTGAGTGCGTCCGTGGTGCGCGGGTCGACGCGGAGCCACCGGCCCCACGCGGTCACATCGTCCGCGAATGTCTCCACGCGTAGGTCTACCTCGGCGAGGGTGCTCCCGGCGCTGCCCGCGATCCCGCGCTTGTCGAAGCGCAGTACGGCGTAGCCTTCGGCGGTGAGGGCCTCGGCGAGCATCCGCAAGCTGTTGTTCTTGCCCGGCAGCATGATGCTGTTGCCGTCGCGATCCGTTGGGCCTGAGCCTGCGATGAGCACGACGCCCGGTGCGGGCTGCTCGGTACCATCGGGCCAGGTGAGCGTGCCGCGCAGCGTGCCCGTGGCCGTCTCGATGGCTACGTCTTCGGCGAGGACGCCCGGCGGCAGGACCTGCGCTTTGGAAGCGTCAGCATCGGCCAGGCCTGGGTCCTGCCACGTGATCGAAAACGTCCCAGACGCCGATGCCTGCGTGAACGCGCCTACAATCGTATTGGCGTCGCGCGTGCCTTCGAAGACGGCGAGGCCGAGGCCGGACGGCAACTCGAAGCGCACCGCAGGAAGAGCGATGCTCACGTTCTGAAGCGGTAGGCCCATCGCTCCTTGTTGCGGGATATCGATGGTGGCGCTTCCGTCCTCGCTGAACGTGACGGTGATGTCGAGCGTCACGGCACCGATGGAGATTGCACCATCCCAGGGACCAACGAGCGTGTCGGCCTGCCCGAGCATGGTGGGAACGAGGGGCGAAACCACGAGGACGCAGAGCAGCGAGAAGAGCAGACGCATACGAGATCGGAGAGCGGCTGAGTGGACCGCTGCGCCACAGCAGACGCGAGGTGCAGACACGGGGCACCGTGCGCGGTACACGTGTGCACGGCGGCGCCGGTGGTCGTCGTGCCCGCGGTCACAAGAAAGAAGAGCGTGATAAAAGGTAGGCGCGCGCCTGGCGCTCACGCTTCCACAGGTGCAGGCTCGTGCAAACCCGCGGGCGTTCGTAACGTAGCAGCAGCGTCCACCGTCGCTTCACACTCGCCACGCTCCCCCGCTATGGCTGCCCCGCTCGCTCCCGTCCCGCCCGATGCCCTCGGCTCGGCCTCCGAACAGACCATCGCGCTGTTGCCGCTGCTCTACCTCGCCTGGGCCGACGGCGTGCTCACCCCGTCCGAGGTCGCCGAGATCCGGCAGCGTGTTGAGGCGCAGGCGTGGCTTGCCGACGCCGACAAGCAGCAACTTGCCGCGTGGCTCGACCCGCTCAATCCACCGACCGCGACGCAGTACCGCCGCTGGATGCGCGCCATCCGCACGGCGGCGCAGCACCTCCCCGAGGAGCGCTGCAATTCGCTCGCCATGCTCGGGCTCGGCATGGCCGAGGTCGCGGGCATCTCGTCCGGCGACGGCGTCTCGTCCGAAGTTATCGGCGCGCTGCACGACCTCGAAGGCGTGCTCGGCCCGGCGGCCGAGGAGGCCCTCACCGAGCTCCTCGCCGAGCGGCCTGACGCCGCGCCGCTGGCCGCGATCCCCGAGCCGCAGTTCGACGTCGTCGCGTTGCAGGCGATCCTCGACGGCGACTACGAGGACCTCCGCGAGCGCGTCAAGACGGTGCTCTCCGACCCGCTCTTCGACCCGATGCCGGTGCTCGACACGGCGGCGGCGCGCGAGCGGGCGCTGCGCTGGTGCAGGCACCTCGCCGCGCAGGGCTTCGGCGCGCTCGCCTTCCCCGACTACGCGGGCGGCGAGAACAGCATCGCCAAGTTCATCGTGGCCTTCGAGACGATCGCGGCGCACGATCTCGGGCTCGTCGTCAAGTTCGGCGTGCAGTTTGGCCTGTGGGGCGGCTCGGTCAACCAACTCGGCACGGCGCGGCACCGGCGGCAGTACCTCCCGAAAATCGGCACGATGGAGCTGCCTGGCTGCTTCGCGATGAGCGAGCTTGGCCACGGCTCGAACGTCCGCGACCTAGAGACGACCGCGACCTACGACGCGGCCACCGGCGAGTTCGTCATCGACACGCCGCGCAACCTGGCGCGCAAGGAGTGGATCGGCAACGCCGCCAACCACGGCCAGGTGGCGACGGTCTTCGCGCAGCTCCAGATCCCGCACACCGACGCGAGCGGCGCGGCCGAGATGGAGTCGTACGGCGTGCACGCGTTCCTCGTCCCGATCCGCAGCGCAGACGGCTGCCCGATGCCGCGCGTACGCATCCAGGATGGCGGTGAGAAGATGGGGCTCAACGGTGTCGACAATGGGCGGTTGTGGTTCGACCAGGTCCGCATCCCGCGCGACAACCTCCTCGACCGCTTCGCGAGCGTGTCCGAGGACGGCGTCTACGAAAGCCCGATCCCGAGCGAGGGCCGCCGCTTCTTCACGATGCTCTCGACGCTCGTCGGCGGACGCATCGCGGTCGGGTCGGGCGGCAACAGCGCGGCGAAGGTCGGCCTGACCATCGCGCTGCGCTACGGGGCGCGGCGGCGGCAGTTCGGCCCGAAGGACCGCGCCGAGGTGCCCATCCTCGACTACCTCTCGCACCAGCGGCGGCTCTTCCCGCTCCTTGCCAAGGCCTACGGCCTGCACTTCGCCCTCGCCAAGCTGCGCGAGGACTTCGCGGCGGCTCGCCCCGGCGACGACCTCCAGGAGATCGAGGCGCGCGCCAACGCGCTCAAGGCGTTCGCGACCTGGAACTGCACCGAGACGCTCCAGGAGGCCCGCGAAGCCTGCGGCGGCCAGGGCTACCTCTGGGAAAACCGCCTCGCCGCTCACAAGCGGGACTCCGACATCTTCACCACGTTCGAGGGCGACAACACGGTGCTGCTCCTCCAGGTCGCGAAGGGGCTGCTCTCCGACTACGCCAAGGAGTTCAAGAACCTCTCGACCTTTGGCAAGGTGCGCCACGCGCTCGCCGACCGCGTCGAGCAGATCGTCCACCTCAACCCGCTGCTGACCGTCAAGAAGGACCGCGACCACCTCCGCGACCCGGCCTTCCACCTCGACGCCTTCCGGCAGCGCGAGCGCGACCTTCAGGTGGGCGCGGCTGGCCGCATCAAGCGCCGCCTCGACAACGGCATGGACTCGTTCGACGCGTTCGTGGAGGTGCAGGACCACCTGCTCACCGCTGCGTGGGCCTACGCCAAGCGCGAGACGCTCGACGCCTTCCACGGTGCCGTCGAGGCCACCTCGGACCCCACACTGAAGGCATTGCTCGGGAAGCTGTGCACGCTCTATGCGCTGCACGATCTAGAGGAGGACCGCGGCTGGTTCCTCGAACAGGGCTACATGGACGGCGGCAAGGCCAAGGCCATCCGCGCCGAGGTCAACGCGCTCCTCGGCGAGCTGCGGCCCCACGCCGTCGGCCTCGTGGACGCGTTCGGCCTCCCCGACGCGATCGTCGCCGCCCCGATCGGCACGCGCGAGGTCGCCGAGCGAACATGACGAATTGATCGACTGTTTGATAATGATTCTGGCGGTGACGCATTTCGGCTTTTCGAGGCCGCGGCGTAGCGTTTGACGACAGTGATTTCGGGTGAGATCGCGCGTTTTTACATGGCGGGCGCGCCAACGTAGCGTGCCATTTACAGCCGCCAAGTCGCCCAAATCGTCCATTTCGGGCGACTTGGTACGGGCTGGTCCAGGGCGGAACGGTGTTCGGTTGCGAGGCCCGAACACCTACCCCACGCTCGGCGCCGGCCGGGCACGATCACACCCTCCTCCCATGCCACGCTTCCACTATTCCCGCTCCTGGATACTTGCCCTCGGAGCCCTGCTGACGCTCGCAGCCTGTGACACGGTCGACCCGGGTCTCGACGCGGTGAATCCGCTAGACCCCGCCGCCGATGGCCCACTCGGCGGCATCACCGCCGCCCCGTCCTTCGACTTCGCCACCAGCCAGCCCGTTGACGTGGTCCTCACCGAGGCGAATGCGGGCATCACGACGCGCTACGACGTGTGGCGCATGGGCGCCGATGGCGAGCGCCACTACCTCGGCGCAGCATTAGCAGACGCGAGCGGCCAGACGACACTGCCTTTCGCGGTGCCGACAGCGACCGACCGCCTCATCGTCAAGCGCAACGCGTCGGGCGATGTGTCGGAAACGATAGTGGCCGTGGCTGGCGGGCTGGCGGGGCACTCGTTCTCGGGCGAGGCCTCAGGCGATGCCCAGCAGTGCACCGACGCAATCGTGGCCATCAACGGCAATCGCGACCACTTCATCGTGGACTACGAGGCGTTCTCCGAGACGACCATGCCCACGCTGCCCACCGGCTCGTACGGTATGGCCATCGACCCGATCAACCGGAAGATGTACTACGCCACCAGCAAGAAAGTCAGTGGTCAGTACCAGCTCGTCAGCTACGACCTCGACACCCAGGCGTTCAGCGTGGTCGGCCCGACGGCCGAGTCGCACGCGATGGCGTTTGAGCCGCAGAGCGAGACGCTCTTCACGATCATGCGCGGCACGATGACGCAGACGGACCCCACCACGGGCGCAACGCTGCGGACATGGACCGTACGCGACATCGACCGGGTGA harbors:
- a CDS encoding alpha/beta fold hydrolase; this encodes MRLLFSLLCVLVVSPLVPTMLGQADTLVGPWDGAISIGAVTLDITVTFSEDGSATIDIPQQGAMGLPLQNVSIALPAVRFELPSGLGLAVFEGTRDANTIVGAFTQASASGTFSITWQDPGLADADASKAQVLPPGVLAEDVAIETATGTLRGTLTWPDGTEQPAPGVVLIAGSGPTDRDGNSIMLPGKNNSLRMLAEALTAEGYAVLRFDKRGIAGSAGSTLAEVDLRVETFADDVTAWGRWLRVDPRTTDALTLIGHSEGTLVGALAAPALNANGFVALAGLGRPIQVVLRRQLAAQLPPDVMTEADSVFATLERGGTVDGLSPMLLTMFRPSIQPYLTSVMAYDPTTLLAALDAPVLVVNGTTDVQVTVDDGERLAEADNATLIVIDGMNHILKAVDGPLQMQLPSYGDPSLPLHLDLLPALVGFLAEIE
- a CDS encoding S9 family peptidase, which encodes MLRSRPLRARLSALAFSTLALLLVPATVAQPADQPANTLTPFHVEMLRSIGEVAISPDGATVAYTVRTPANPYESNAGASTPLYLYDVAEGSHTIALDASVRGLAWAPDGRLSFLYRGEDDPTTALYAMEPGTEPQLVVRHGTSIRAYDWDATSGRVAFIADEVLPAPMERLPLGNRAPIVYEENTPNRALYVYQPPTRMMPQRLAIEGSVYAVDWHPKGDMLAISVAPNPYVDASYMYKRIRLFDLDSNSIVGRIENPGKLDNRLQFSPDGEHLAFRSAQDIGDPSNGRLFIVPVENANFENAREVFDPMREADVIEYGWLSNDEVWTVVSANFATQTALESHTLDGTATTHIPWDTGLILSDITFSDDGTLAFSADTPAHPDELFVRAGDAEVTMATDLNPMLADVRLARQEVITHEAPDGLTLSGTLFYPLDYQESQTYPLVLDVHGGPEAFVANGWITDYNSQAQLLAARGYAVFYPNYRGSTGRGVAFAKAGQGDPAGKEFDDLITAADHLIEIGVADPDRVGVTGGSYGGYATAWLSTRYSDRIAAGVMFVGISNKISKVGTTDIADEEFYVHALKRPWDDWQFMLERSPIYYAGQSETPLLILHGEADPRVDAGQSYELYRHLKLRGEAPVRLVLYPGEGHGNARVGARYDYALRALRWFDVFLKGDSDTLPPAEIVVPAPPMSDAATETEVEMGEE
- a CDS encoding acyl-CoA dehydrogenase — translated: MAAPLAPVPPDALGSASEQTIALLPLLYLAWADGVLTPSEVAEIRQRVEAQAWLADADKQQLAAWLDPLNPPTATQYRRWMRAIRTAAQHLPEERCNSLAMLGLGMAEVAGISSGDGVSSEVIGALHDLEGVLGPAAEEALTELLAERPDAAPLAAIPEPQFDVVALQAILDGDYEDLRERVKTVLSDPLFDPMPVLDTAAARERALRWCRHLAAQGFGALAFPDYAGGENSIAKFIVAFETIAAHDLGLVVKFGVQFGLWGGSVNQLGTARHRRQYLPKIGTMELPGCFAMSELGHGSNVRDLETTATYDAATGEFVIDTPRNLARKEWIGNAANHGQVATVFAQLQIPHTDASGAAEMESYGVHAFLVPIRSADGCPMPRVRIQDGGEKMGLNGVDNGRLWFDQVRIPRDNLLDRFASVSEDGVYESPIPSEGRRFFTMLSTLVGGRIAVGSGGNSAAKVGLTIALRYGARRRQFGPKDRAEVPILDYLSHQRRLFPLLAKAYGLHFALAKLREDFAAARPGDDLQEIEARANALKAFATWNCTETLQEAREACGGQGYLWENRLAAHKRDSDIFTTFEGDNTVLLLQVAKGLLSDYAKEFKNLSTFGKVRHALADRVEQIVHLNPLLTVKKDRDHLRDPAFHLDAFRQRERDLQVGAAGRIKRRLDNGMDSFDAFVEVQDHLLTAAWAYAKRETLDAFHGAVEATSDPTLKALLGKLCTLYALHDLEEDRGWFLEQGYMDGGKAKAIRAEVNALLGELRPHAVGLVDAFGLPDAIVAAPIGTREVAERT